In Plantibacter sp. PA-3-X8, one DNA window encodes the following:
- the rplC gene encoding 50S ribosomal protein L3 produces the protein MSNTKTSKGLLGTKLGMTQVWDENNKLVPVTVIEITPNVVTQVRTPEVDGYDAVQIAYGQIDPRKVSKPDAGHFDKAGVTPRRHLTEVRTADASEYSLGQELTVDGVFEAGQKVDVVGTSKGKGFAGVMKRHNFKGTGASHGAHRNHRKPGSIGASSTPSRVFKGMRMAGRMGGERVTVLNLRVHAIDAEKGLLLVKGAVPGARGRIVFVRTAVKGA, from the coding sequence ATGTCTAACACGAAGACCAGCAAGGGTCTGCTCGGCACCAAGCTCGGCATGACCCAGGTGTGGGACGAGAACAACAAGCTCGTTCCCGTCACCGTCATCGAGATCACGCCCAACGTGGTCACGCAGGTTCGCACCCCCGAGGTCGACGGCTACGACGCCGTGCAGATCGCGTACGGCCAGATCGATCCCCGCAAGGTCAGCAAGCCTGACGCGGGTCACTTCGACAAGGCCGGCGTGACGCCGCGTCGCCACCTCACCGAGGTCCGCACTGCCGACGCATCCGAGTACTCGCTCGGCCAGGAGCTCACCGTCGACGGTGTCTTCGAGGCCGGCCAGAAGGTCGACGTCGTCGGCACTTCGAAGGGTAAGGGTTTCGCCGGTGTCATGAAGCGTCACAACTTCAAGGGAACGGGCGCATCTCACGGTGCTCACCGCAACCACCGCAAGCCGGGCTCCATCGGCGCCTCCTCGACCCCGAGCCGTGTCTTCAAGGGCATGCGCATGGCCGGTCGTATGGGTGGCGAGCGCGTCACCGTGCTGAACCTCCGGGTTCACGCCATCGACGCCGAGAAGGGCCTGCTGCTCGTCAAGGGTGCCGTTCCCGGCGCTCGTGGCCGCATCGTATTCGTCCGCACCGCAGTGAAGGGAGCGTAG
- the rpsJ gene encoding 30S ribosomal protein S10 has protein sequence MAGQKIRIRLKSYDHEVIDTSARKIVDTVTRAGATVVGPVPLPTEKNVVCVIRSPHKYKDSREHFEMRTHKRLIDIIDPTPKAVDSLMRLDLPADVNIEIKL, from the coding sequence ATGGCGGGACAGAAGATCCGCATCCGACTGAAGTCGTATGACCATGAGGTCATCGATACTTCGGCGCGCAAGATCGTCGACACGGTCACCCGTGCAGGCGCAACCGTCGTCGGCCCCGTGCCGCTTCCGACGGAGAAGAACGTGGTCTGCGTGATCCGTTCGCCGCACAAGTACAAGGACAGCCGGGAGCACTTCGAAATGCGCACCCACAAGCGTCTGATCGACATCATCGACCCGACCCCGAAGGCCGTCGACTCGCTCATGCGTCTCGACCTGCCGGCGGACGTCAACATCGAGATCAAGCTCTGA